AAGAGCAAAGTGCTGCATAATATAGTACTTTTAAAAGAGTTGACTATCGGAAGCCCATATGATATAGTCTCTTCTAGATTTGGTATATCGGGGTATATCAAGAGATTAGAGACCCTCCGGTTTTCCCGGAGGAGGGATGCCGATGGCAAAGTGGTACACGACAAAAGAAGTCGCGGAGATCGTGGATGTCTCTAAGACCACCCTTTACGAGTGGTTCCGCAAGCGGAAAATTCCCGAAGTAGCCAGGGATCGAAATAATGCGCGGGCCTTTAGTGAGGATGATGTGAAGCGCATCCTCGCATTCAAGAACAAGAGGGTGTATCCGGAGAATGGCGAGGTCTTATCCCGACAATGGGGGCAGAACGCATGACCATTCGTAAACTGAGAATTTTTGTGCTGGCT
This window of the Candidatus Omnitrophota bacterium genome carries:
- a CDS encoding helix-turn-helix domain-containing protein → MAKWYTTKEVAEIVDVSKTTLYEWFRKRKIPEVARDRNNARAFSEDDVKRILAFKNKRVYPENGEVLSRQWGQNA